From the genome of Glycine soja cultivar W05 chromosome 14, ASM419377v2, whole genome shotgun sequence:
TATGTGCAATCAAGGCAAGTAGCATTCTAATTGTATCAAGACGTGCAACTGGAGCAAAGGTTTCTAAAAAATCCACTCCAAACACCTGAGCATAGCCTTTCACCACCAACCTAACCTTGTATTTATTTACAGAACCATCTGGATTAAGTTTGGTTCTATAAACTCATTTTACCCCTATAGGTTGTTTGTGTTGAGGTCTGTCCACTAGCTCCCacatgtcatttttttcgatcattttcaactcttccttcataGCATTTATCCACTTGTCATCCTTTTCAGCTTCTTCAAATTCTGCAGGTTCTAGGACAGTTACATTGCTCTTTTGATAAATCTCAGATAAAGATCTTGTACCTCTGACAGGAATGTCATCTACATCATCATCAAGGAACTGTGGGATTTCTGGCAGCTACTTCTGTATTGGCTCATCCCAACTCCATTGTTGATCTTCCATAAATTTGATCTTCCATAAATACGAGCATGAGATAGGTTGGATAGTAAAATACCCAATCTTATATACatgttttttataaacaaataactcAAGCTCAAATTATGTATTCACTACTAAAAAGTTGTTAGTTTGAGTAGTATTGGATTCAGTCTTTTCAAATAAGGTTTTAAATTTGAgatttatagataaaaataacgtaattaaaaaagaaaataatactaaatttttcaataaagaTTAATTATCTGTAAAGTTTGTAGATACTTTTTACATCAACGTTATAATTATccattattagataaaataccaagaaatgtttaaattatgtgaaattaaatattaaaacagttcaaaagattaatttattagaaaaagttGTTAagtgataaaaatacaaaagcttaacatttaacattaattgtataacatatatatatatatatatatatatcattattccACGTTAAATTCTTAATTGCCAAGGGGCAAATCACAAGGTTCCCAAGTCGGAAATCCGATATGCCCTTAAACGAAAGTAAAATATCTAAAGCCTAATTCGAGGCATTTTGCTTTATGTTTATCTAAAGATCATGTATAAACTTTATCAGACTACAATAACCCAATATCGTGAATCATGCATGTAcgttatttataattagaatGAGGTCACACAGTTACATGTCCTTTTACAACTTTTTCATCATATAAATTCGAACAGAAGGGCAAATCACAAGGTTCCCAAGTCGGAAATCCGATATGCGCTTAAACGAAAGTAAATATCTAAAGCCTAATTCGAGGTCACACAGTTACATGTCCTTTTACAACTTTTTCATGCCAGTTCACCCATGAGTGCGCGATGATAATCCTATCCTCTACgggaaaacctaaaaaaaaaaaaagagaaactgAGAAAAGTAGACCCCACACTCTGCTACTTCCTCCTAAAAAACTGACGACACTAATCACCTATCTCCCAATAATGAAAACCTCTCTATAAATACCTTTCCACCCCACCATCACCTCTCAACCAAATTAAACATAAAGCAAGGCGCGGGTGGTACCAACAAGTACTTATTAGTTTTGGTAGTatgcatttgatttttcttaaaaagttaTCAAATATTGCAGTGATAGCACAGGTGCAGCAGAAACATTTTGACCCTTCTTGAGCAGCAGTTGATGGACATATTCATCAGGCAAACTCTGCACCTTTCCCATTCCAGCATTATGAAACAACTGCTCTCTAACAACATCATGCAAACGCCCCATGAGCTGTTTCCTCAAGTCCTCGAAGGCGAAATCCAACCTCTCCAGCGAGTTCTTATTATACATAAACAACCCATAGAAGAGATCGAAACTGTCCCCGGAAGTGTTCTCCACCAAATGGTGCAAACCAGTCTGATGACAACACCAAGCTCAAGATTGCAATTGTTGGTTTTGGCAACTTCGGACAGTTTCTTGCAAAAACTTTTGTGAGTCATGGTCATCGAGTGTTGGCATACTCTAGATCAGATTACACTCACGTGGCTCAAGAATTGGGGGTTTCATATTTCAATAACATTGACGATCTTTGTGAACAACATCCAGAAGTGATTTTACTTTGCACTTCAATCCTTTCCACAGAAAAAGTTCTTAAATCATTGCCCGTGCAAAGATTGAAGAGAAGTACTTTGTTTGTGGATATACTTTCTGTCAAGGAATTTCCTAGAAACTTGTTTCTTCATCATTTACCACATAATTTTGATATTCTCTGCACTCATCCTATGTTTGGGCCTGAGAGTGGAAAAAATGGGTGGAATGGTCTTGCTTTTGTTTATGATAAAGTTAGAATAGGAATAGATGAATCAAGAACATCACGGTGTGATCGGTTTCTTGACATTTTTGCTAGTGAAGGGTGCCGAATGGTTGAAATGTCATGTGCTGAACATGATTGGCATGCAGCTGGATCACAATTTATCACGCATACTACCGGaagatttttagaaaaactgGAGTTGGAGAGAACGCCAATTGACACAAAGGGCTATGAGACTTTGTTGAGTTTGGTGGAAAATACTGCTGGAGATAGTTTTGATCTATACTATGGTTTGTTCTTGTATAATATAAATGCCATGGAGCAAATAGAAAGATTTGATCGGGCTTTTGAGTCTGTGAAGAAGCAGCTTTTTGATCGTCTGCATGGCTTCTACCGACAGCAagtatttaaacatgaagaaaaACTCCCATGATTTACCAGAGAGGCCTATGTTGTCTAAGATACCTGAAGATAAATAAATTGTCTGAAATATccactaataataatattgattataatattaatcatcAAGGTGTCTCAAAATCATCATAAGTACATCATCATCATATTTATAGGAGAGAAtcatttaaatcaaaataaaggaATTCTCTCTCCAAATCTATTACCATCCTGATCCCTTACAAACAAAATATCCATCAGACGCAATGGAGACCTACCAAAAAAGATAATGAAATTCTTGGGTGTGTCAGCAAATCCAAGGGAAATCATAAGAATCATAAAAGAAAAGGTACTGCTAGACAAAACTTGGATTTTGAATGGCTTTTTTTGCTTGAAGTGTCCCATATTTGCTTGTCTAATAACTGTAAGAATTTTTCTCTGTTTGTTGATGAGTTCAGCCTGTGTTGATGTTGATCTGATTTCTATTTGTTTACTACAACAATGTAGCATGTTGTGTCACTTGTATTAATTGAGTTCAGCCtgtgttgatgttgatgttgatctgatttctatttgtttttaatgtgttattattttctcttatttcttaactttttttgcaccattttaagtactgattaatcttaattgtcaaattaattatgcagttttattatttgggcccattaagctaatttgatgtttttaatctaatttcaggaattaataaaacattgggcttgaatccagaattgggcttggacttgaagagggcagactattttattctacaaaattttatcttatttagactttatcttatctagatattatttagatttgatctcatctagatattatttcatatagatcttatcttatcttatctacacttgattttattttatttgtgggcttggatttaaaacagatttgtaagctttggggctggaaaactatataacagcaccaaggttctagtttaagtctcttctctctcttttctctctcctattttcgtttttaattttaggcttttcttcttttagacattattttcattttgcaatTTCAGCTTTTACTTTTCGTTTCagtaataaaatttcattcttcaatctataatttcgttctctattaattaatggaaggctaagtccccaacgttgttttctcttgaggatcaagcacagttttCTTTGAGGTTCTAGTATTACAgttaaattctgttcaatttttcctcttcactaattactctgaatttgttgctatttattcatgcatgcttagtacttgattaattgtctctgcgcttaatttacgttcatgcttaatgatcgtttatgagtaattggtgtatgtgttgcttaatcatataatgaatgtcttatgttaaatttcgcttagtaatttaatttaggattggattaagtggttcAACTGATAAAAGATAAACTCATAAACTAGGATAAgaaacttgcttgtgaa
Proteins encoded in this window:
- the LOC114383862 gene encoding arogenate dehydrogenase 1, chloroplastic-like, whose product is MSCFLKRDRNCPRKCSPPNGANQSDDNTKLKIAIVGFGNFGQFLAKTFVSHGHRVLAYSRSDYTHVAQELGVSYFNNIDDLCEQHPEVILLCTSILSTEKVLKSLPVQRLKRSTLFVDILSVKEFPRNLFLHHLPHNFDILCTHPMFGPESGKNGWNGLAFVYDKVRIGIDESRTSRCDRFLDIFASEGCRMVEMSCAEHDWHAAGSQFITHTTGRFLEKLELERTPIDTKGYETLLSLVENTAGDSFDLYYGLFLYNINAMEQIERFDRAFESVKKQLFDRLHGFYRQQVFKHEEKLP